From the genome of Sphingomonas sp. HMP6, one region includes:
- a CDS encoding heavy metal translocating P-type ATPase, whose amino-acid sequence METQMPSNVHAHTHSGNTRHLGGAGGKVTDPVCGMTVDPAKTAHHADYDGDSYHFCSAGCRSKFIAAPETYLGDKPRAEPDAAPGAVWICPMHPQIREDGPGTCPICGMALEPENPTLDTGPNPELTDFTRRVWVAGVLSVPLLAISMVAEMLGISFVPPTYSPWVQLALSAPIVLWAGAPFFQRGWTSIRTRNLNMFTLVSLGVGAAFAYSLVATIAPGVFPPSFRMHGVIPVYYEAAGVVVTLVLLGQVLELRARAATGRAIRALMDLAPKTARRLRTDGSEEDVPLSDVATGDRLRVRPGEALPVDGVVVDGRSSVDEAMLTGEPAPVLKEKDAAVTGGTINGTGSLVIEARAVGADTVLARIVTMVAEAQRSRAPIQAIADRVSGWFVPLVVGIAVLTFIVWNLVGPEPRFGHALLNAIAVLIIACPCALGLATPMSIMVGTGRGARAGVLIKDAEALQMMANVDTLVIDKTGTLTEGRPKVTAIEPYDGFDTGSLLAAAAAVEGQSEHPLAHAIVVAAQEAELDLGPLDHFESQTGMGVSGHVNGKDVVIGNAAQMERIGVDAAPLAEVAERYRHDGAGVMLVAVDGKLAGLLAVADPLRESARDAIAALKAEGLRIVMLTGDAEGTAIAVANAVGGIDEVHAELKPEDKARIIGELKAQGAKVAMAGDGINDAPALAAADVGVAMGTGTDVAIESAGMTLTKGDLAAMVRARRLARATMRNIRQNLFFSFVFNGIGVPIAAGVLYPVTGLLLSPMIAGAAMALSSFTVVTNALRLNRAKL is encoded by the coding sequence ATGGAGACCCAGATGCCCAGTAATGTCCATGCTCATACCCATAGCGGCAACACTCGGCATCTCGGCGGCGCAGGTGGCAAGGTCACCGATCCGGTCTGCGGCATGACGGTCGACCCGGCCAAGACTGCCCATCACGCAGACTATGACGGCGACAGCTATCATTTTTGCAGTGCCGGCTGCCGGAGCAAATTCATCGCAGCGCCCGAAACTTATCTCGGCGACAAACCTCGGGCCGAGCCGGATGCTGCTCCCGGAGCGGTCTGGATTTGCCCAATGCACCCTCAAATCCGGGAGGACGGTCCGGGAACCTGCCCGATTTGCGGCATGGCGCTTGAGCCGGAAAACCCGACGCTCGACACCGGCCCAAACCCCGAACTCACCGATTTCACGCGACGCGTCTGGGTGGCGGGGGTGTTGAGCGTGCCGTTGCTGGCGATTTCGATGGTGGCCGAGATGCTTGGCATCAGCTTCGTGCCGCCGACCTACTCGCCCTGGGTCCAGCTCGCACTCTCCGCACCCATCGTCCTGTGGGCGGGCGCGCCGTTCTTTCAGCGCGGCTGGACGTCGATCCGCACGCGCAACCTCAACATGTTTACGCTGGTCTCGCTCGGCGTGGGGGCTGCCTTCGCCTACAGTCTGGTGGCGACGATCGCGCCGGGGGTATTCCCACCCTCGTTCCGCATGCACGGGGTCATTCCCGTCTATTACGAGGCAGCAGGCGTGGTCGTGACGCTGGTGCTGCTCGGACAAGTGCTCGAACTGCGGGCACGCGCCGCGACCGGCCGTGCGATCCGCGCGCTGATGGATCTGGCGCCAAAGACAGCACGACGACTGCGCACGGATGGCAGCGAGGAAGACGTCCCGCTTTCCGACGTCGCGACCGGCGACAGGCTGCGCGTGCGGCCCGGTGAAGCATTGCCGGTCGATGGCGTGGTGGTCGACGGTCGATCGTCGGTCGATGAAGCGATGCTGACCGGCGAACCGGCACCGGTGCTCAAGGAGAAAGATGCGGCCGTGACCGGGGGGACGATCAACGGCACCGGGTCGCTGGTGATCGAGGCGCGTGCCGTCGGCGCCGACACCGTGCTGGCGCGGATCGTCACGATGGTCGCGGAGGCACAGCGCAGCCGCGCGCCGATCCAGGCGATTGCCGATCGTGTGTCGGGCTGGTTTGTGCCGCTGGTAGTGGGGATCGCGGTCCTCACGTTCATCGTCTGGAATCTGGTGGGGCCGGAGCCGCGCTTCGGGCATGCCTTGCTCAACGCCATCGCGGTGCTGATCATCGCCTGCCCCTGTGCGCTGGGGCTCGCCACGCCGATGTCGATCATGGTCGGCACCGGGCGCGGCGCGCGCGCCGGCGTGTTGATCAAGGATGCCGAGGCGTTGCAGATGATGGCCAACGTCGACACGCTGGTGATCGACAAGACCGGTACACTGACCGAGGGGCGCCCGAAGGTGACGGCGATTGAGCCCTATGACGGCTTCGACACGGGTTCGCTGCTCGCGGCGGCGGCTGCCGTGGAAGGCCAGTCGGAGCATCCGCTTGCCCATGCCATTGTCGTTGCGGCGCAGGAGGCAGAGCTCGACCTTGGGCCGCTCGATCACTTCGAATCACAAACCGGGATGGGCGTGAGCGGGCACGTCAATGGCAAGGATGTGGTCATCGGCAATGCCGCCCAGATGGAGCGCATTGGGGTCGATGCGGCGCCGCTGGCTGAAGTAGCGGAGCGCTATCGCCATGATGGCGCGGGCGTGATGCTGGTCGCGGTCGACGGCAAGCTCGCCGGGCTGCTCGCGGTAGCCGATCCCCTGCGCGAATCCGCCCGCGACGCCATTGCCGCCCTCAAGGCGGAAGGGTTGCGGATCGTCATGCTCACCGGCGATGCCGAGGGAACCGCGATTGCGGTGGCGAACGCCGTCGGCGGGATCGACGAGGTCCATGCCGAGCTCAAACCCGAAGACAAAGCGCGGATCATCGGCGAATTGAAGGCACAGGGTGCCAAGGTCGCGATGGCGGGCGATGGCATCAACGACGCGCCCGCGCTCGCCGCCGCAGATGTCGGTGTGGCGATGGGCACAGGAACCGATGTCGCGATCGAAAGCGCCGGGATGACGCTGACCAAGGGCGATCTGGCGGCGATGGTCCGCGCACGTCGACTGGCCCGCGCGACGATGCGCAATATACGTCAGAACCTGTTCTTCTCGTTCGTGTTCAACGGCATCGGTGTCCCGATCGCGGCCGGCGTGCTTTATCCGGTGACGGGCTTGCTCCTGTCTCCGATGATCGCGGGGGCGGCGATGGCGCTGTCGAGTTTCACCGTTGTGACCAACGCGCTGCGACTGAACCGGGCAAAGCTGTGA
- a CDS encoding cytochrome P460 family protein translates to MLRKLMMLSPLLLIAAAGPHDAPRYNKAGALIIPTDYRDWVFLSSGLNMNYGVAARTGDDDFDNVFVDPASWRAFKATGHWPEGTIFAKEGRLGVTTGSINHSGHFQAGDKTYLELHVRDKRFSGGWGFFEVDGAKPARALPQTASCYSCHQQHGATETTFVQFYPTAKPIAVRTGNFDASR, encoded by the coding sequence ATGCTGCGTAAACTGATGATGCTCTCACCGCTCCTGCTGATCGCCGCCGCCGGCCCGCACGATGCGCCGCGTTACAACAAGGCGGGTGCGCTGATCATCCCGACCGATTACCGCGATTGGGTCTTCCTAAGTTCCGGCCTCAACATGAATTATGGCGTGGCCGCGCGCACCGGCGACGATGACTTCGACAATGTCTTCGTCGATCCGGCGTCGTGGCGCGCCTTCAAGGCGACCGGGCACTGGCCCGAGGGGACGATTTTCGCAAAAGAAGGCCGGCTCGGCGTGACCACAGGCTCGATCAACCATTCGGGCCACTTTCAGGCGGGCGACAAGACCTATCTCGAACTCCATGTCCGCGACAAGCGCTTCTCCGGCGGCTGGGGCTTTTTCGAGGTGGACGGCGCCAAGCCCGCACGCGCGCTGCCGCAAACGGCAAGCTGTTATTCTTGCCACCAGCAGCATGGCGCGACGGAAACCACGTTCGTCCAATTCTATCCCACGGCCAAGCCGATCGCCGTCAGGACGGGCAATTTCGATGCGAGCCGCTAG
- a CDS encoding nuclear transport factor 2 family protein, whose product MTVAEIPRPPLPPFTRETALLKVRAAEDAWNSRDPARVALAYTVDSEWRNRDSFLVGRDAIVALLTLKWRHEEEYRLVKDLWAFTDNRIAVRFQYECRTAGQWYRCYGNEQWEFAENGLMRRREASVNDLAIAEADRRFRWDGPAPRPVGDPGLIGVGA is encoded by the coding sequence ATGACCGTCGCCGAAATCCCGCGCCCGCCGCTGCCCCCTTTCACACGCGAGACGGCGCTGCTCAAGGTCCGCGCGGCAGAGGACGCCTGGAACAGCCGCGATCCCGCGCGCGTCGCGCTTGCCTATACGGTCGACAGCGAATGGCGAAACCGCGACTCGTTCCTGGTCGGACGCGACGCGATCGTCGCGCTGCTCACCCTTAAATGGCGACACGAGGAGGAGTATCGCCTCGTCAAGGATCTGTGGGCGTTCACCGACAACCGGATCGCCGTCCGCTTCCAATATGAGTGCCGCACCGCCGGGCAATGGTATCGCTGTTACGGCAACGAGCAGTGGGAGTTTGCCGAAAACGGGCTGATGCGCCGCCGCGAGGCTTCGGTGAACGACCTCGCGATCGCCGAAGCCGACCGTCGGTTCCGCTGGGACGGCCCCGCACCGCGACCGGTGGGGGATCCCGGGTTAATCGGCGTAGGCGCGTGA
- a CDS encoding L,D-transpeptidase family protein: MKIRTVRTAPPLHMLFPVMLWAGCHSGVATAAPLQAAPSAETPATEGSLLTTALRAAATDSATRRFYEANGWRAVWSDPAERALKRSLAERPRHGLDRHGFIETSKSSPSPAGREIALTRAALDYAAALARGATDPSKLHAIYTLPRPDTDLATPLAQAITDGTLDTWLASLAPQDDVYKRLSQAYLAARSQSDGGDQAKIATGILRVGDTDIRVPAIVADLVGAEYLTLDNAEGASKGAPSPALDANRYTTRIADAVKSLQRDYGIAADGVIGPATLEILNLRPGDRAVALAVALERLRWLTRTPPPTRIDVNTAAARLFYYRDGKLVDSRRVIVGQPGKETPQLLAPMFRLVANPTWTIPKSIEKGEMAGVSAAYLRRRNMVRRNGWIIQQSGPNNALGLVKFDMRDDYAIYLHDTSAPTLFDRSARYLSHGCVRVENALGFAQRIAEDEGIADQWERAHASGKYTLVALPKQIPVRLLYHNAFVETDGHVAFRTDPYGWNAPIAKALGFAESSSVRRRAAAEDVGP, translated from the coding sequence ATGAAAATACGCACCGTTCGCACTGCTCCACCGTTGCATATGCTTTTCCCGGTCATGCTGTGGGCTGGCTGCCACAGCGGTGTTGCGACTGCCGCACCTCTGCAAGCGGCACCGAGTGCCGAGACCCCTGCAACCGAGGGATCACTCCTAACCACCGCCTTGCGCGCGGCCGCCACCGATTCGGCGACCCGGCGCTTTTACGAAGCGAACGGGTGGCGGGCCGTCTGGTCTGATCCCGCAGAACGCGCGCTCAAGCGCAGCTTAGCCGAGCGCCCCCGCCACGGCCTTGATCGCCACGGCTTTATCGAGACGTCCAAGTCGTCGCCGAGCCCAGCGGGTCGCGAAATAGCCCTGACGCGAGCGGCCTTGGACTATGCGGCAGCGCTCGCGCGCGGGGCGACCGACCCGTCGAAACTGCACGCGATCTACACGCTGCCACGGCCTGATACGGATCTCGCCACGCCGCTCGCGCAAGCGATCACGGATGGCACGCTGGACACGTGGCTCGCCAGTCTCGCGCCGCAAGACGATGTGTATAAACGCCTCTCCCAAGCCTATCTCGCCGCGCGTTCTCAAAGCGATGGGGGCGATCAGGCAAAGATCGCGACCGGCATTCTCCGCGTTGGCGACACCGATATAAGAGTTCCTGCGATCGTTGCCGATCTGGTCGGCGCCGAATATTTGACGCTCGACAATGCCGAAGGCGCCTCGAAAGGAGCCCCGTCTCCGGCGCTCGACGCTAATCGCTACACAACGCGGATTGCGGACGCCGTAAAAAGCCTGCAGCGGGACTATGGTATCGCAGCAGATGGCGTCATCGGTCCCGCGACGCTCGAAATTCTCAATTTGCGGCCGGGTGATCGCGCGGTCGCACTGGCGGTGGCGCTGGAGCGCCTGCGTTGGCTCACGCGCACGCCGCCGCCAACGCGCATCGACGTGAACACCGCCGCAGCACGGCTCTTTTATTATCGGGACGGTAAGCTGGTCGACAGCCGCCGCGTCATCGTGGGTCAGCCTGGCAAGGAGACCCCCCAGTTGCTGGCTCCGATGTTCCGGCTGGTTGCCAATCCAACTTGGACGATCCCCAAGTCGATCGAGAAAGGGGAAATGGCGGGCGTCAGCGCCGCCTATCTCCGGCGGCGCAATATGGTCCGCAGGAATGGCTGGATCATTCAGCAGTCGGGGCCGAACAACGCCCTAGGGCTCGTCAAGTTCGACATGCGTGACGACTATGCGATCTACCTGCATGACACGTCCGCGCCGACGCTGTTCGATCGTAGCGCGCGCTACTTGAGCCACGGGTGCGTACGGGTCGAGAATGCGCTCGGTTTTGCGCAACGCATCGCAGAGGACGAAGGCATCGCCGATCAATGGGAGCGCGCGCATGCCAGCGGCAAATACACCCTGGTCGCCCTGCCGAAGCAAATTCCAGTGCGGTTGCTCTACCACAACGCCTTTGTCGAAACCGACGGCCATGTCGCCTTTCGAACCGATCCTTATGGCTGGAACGCCCCGATCGCCAAGGCGTTAGGGTTCGCGGAAAGTTCGTCGGTACGCAGGCGTGCAGCGGCGGAGGATGTCGGACCGTAA